A genome region from Etheostoma cragini isolate CJK2018 chromosome 4, CSU_Ecrag_1.0, whole genome shotgun sequence includes the following:
- the nelfcd gene encoding negative elongation factor C/D: MDEEYYSGGGDWEGTGEGPIEYVEGENDGKIQEDCLQKFSSRDYIMEPAIFNTLKTYFQSGGSPEHVIQLLSENYSAVAQTVNLLAEWLIQMGVEPAQVQERVENHLKSLLIKHFDPQKADSIFTVEGETPAWLEQMIAHTTWRDLFYKLAEAHPDCLMLNFTVKLISDAGYQGEITSVSTACQQLEVFSRVLRTSLATLLDGGEENLEKNLPEFAKMVCHGEHTYLFAQAMMSILSQEEQGGSAVRRIGQEVQKSAHERGHDASQITLALGTAAAYPRACQALGAMLSKGALNPADITVLFKMFSSMDPPPVELIRVPAFLDLFMQSLFKPGSKINQDHKHKYIHILAYAASVVETWKKNKRVNINKDELKSTSKAIETVHNLCCNENKGATELVAELGTLYQCIRFPVVAMGVLKWVDWTVSEPRYFQLQTDHTPVHLALLDEICTCHQLLHPQVLQLLIKLFETEHSQLDVMEQLELKKTLLDRMVHLLSRGYVLPVVGYIRKCLEKLNTDISLIRYFVTEVLDVIAPPYTSDFVQLFLPILENDSIAGTIRTEGENDPVAEFIAHCKSNFIMIN, from the exons ATGGACGAGGAATATTACAGTGGCGGTGGAGACTGGGAAGGCACGGGGGAGGGTCCCATT GAGTATGTGGAAGGAGAAAATGATGGGAAAATCCAGGAAGATTGTCTTCAGAAATTCTCAAGCAGGGATTACATCATGGAGCCTGCCATCTTCAACACCCTGAAAAC GTATTTCCAATCAGGTGGCTCCCCAGAACACGTCATCCAGCTTCTCTCTGAAAACTACTCTGCTGTGGCTCAGACTGTTAATTTACTGGCAGAGTGGCTCATCCAGATGG GTGTAGAGCCTGCTCAGGTCCAAGAGCGAGTAGAAAATCACCTCAAGAGTCTCCTGATTAAACACTTTGACCCCCAAAAAGCCGATTCCATTTTCACTGTTGAGGGAGAG ACCCCTGCTTGGCTCGAACAGATGATAGCACACACTACGTGGAGAGATCTTTTCTATAAACTGGCAGAGGCTCACCCAGACTGCCTGATGCTCAACTTCACTGTGAAG ctcaTTTCAGACGCAGGTTATCAGGGTGAGATCACCAGTGTGTCCACAGCATGTCAGCAGCTGGAAGTTTTCTCCCGGGTGTTGAGGACATCTTTGGCCACGCTGCTggatggaggagaagaaaacCTGGAGAAGAACCTGCCAGAATTTGCT AAGATGGTCTGTCATGGCGAGCACACCTACCTCTTTGCCCAGGCGATGATGTCCATCCTGTCTCAGGAGGAACAGGGCGGTTCAGCTGTTCGTAGGATCGGCCAGGAGGTGCAGAAGTCAGCGCACGAGAG AGGTCACGATGCCAGTCAGATAACCCTCGCGCTCGGCACAGCAGCCGCCTACCCTCGAGCCTGCCAGGCGCTAGGTGCCATGTTGTCTAAAGGAGCCCTGAATCCTGCAGATATCACAGTTCTCTTCAAGATGTTCAGCAGCATGGACCCGCCTCCTGTGGAGCTG ATCAGAGTGCCTGCCTTTCTGGACCTGTTCATGCAGTCACTGTTTAAGCCCGGATCAAAGATTAACCAAGAccataaacacaaatacatccaCATCTTGGCCTATGCTGCCAGTGTGGTTGAAACATGGAAAAAG AACAAGAGAGTCAACATCAACAAAGATGAGCTGAAATCAACCTCCAAGGCCATAGAGACTGTGCACAACCTGTGCTGCAATGAGAACAAAGGAGCCACAGAGCTAGTGGCTGAACTTGGCACTTTGTACCAGTGCATTCG GTTTCCAGTAGTTGCTATGGGGGTGTTGAAATGGGTGGACTGGACAGTGTCTGAGCCACGGTACTTCCAGCTGCAGACAGACCACACACCGGTGCATCTAGCTTTACTGGACGAG ATCTGTACGTGTCACCAGCTGCTGCACCCGCAGGTCCTCCAGCTGCTCATCAAGCTATTTGAGACAGAGCACTCTCAGCTGGACGTCATGGAGCAG CTGGAGTTGAAGAAGACTCTGCTGGACCGAATGGTTCATCTGCTGAGCCGTGGCTACGTCCTACCTGTTGTTGGTTACATTCGCAAGTGTCTGGAGAAACTCAACACAGACATCTCCCTCATTAGATATTTTGTCACTGAG